From one Phocaeicola salanitronis DSM 18170 genomic stretch:
- a CDS encoding AGE family epimerase/isomerase encodes MKDNFKVFKPADKMQFEFTDLIAGYVSDFNESEKCFTLTTTDKRSFPVLLTDTTFARLMRNLDEPYQDATGNLYQLLSQNGRMAFVFGIFYPQHDGQYTFEAKQIDFPERELGKFRFEESNWWANQAKSICNFFVRAQFGDGEIDYEKYRTAVSLGGKREVNSFRQETDTISRMIYGMASAFMLTGEDIFLETAEKGVEYLKKHMRFYDVDENVVYWYHGIDIDGDKEKKIFTSEFGDDYDAIPMYEQIYALAGPIQTYRVNGDPSILRDAELTIDLFERFFKDKKGEGYYSHIDPVLLSPDSSSLGPNRMRKNWNSVGDHAPAYLINLYLATEEKKYKDFLEYTADTITTHFPDYENSPFVNERFMDDWSHDLTWGWQQDRAVVGHNLKIAWNLMRINSICPKKSYEEFAQHIAEVMPQVGLDVQRGGWYDVMERRLHGNQEYYRFAWHDRKAWWQQEQAILAYEILYGIYGKEEYLKYARESAAFYNTYFLDHEDGAVYFNVLANGLPYLLGTERKKGSHSMSAYHSVELAYLAATYTNLLNTKKPLTLYFKPMVNGFKDNVLRVQPDILPVGSVKLQEVWIDGREWKNFDADKLTIQLPAVEYRPKVKVVIVPKD; translated from the coding sequence ATGAAAGACAATTTTAAAGTATTCAAACCTGCCGATAAGATGCAGTTTGAATTTACAGATCTGATTGCCGGATATGTAAGCGATTTTAATGAAAGTGAGAAATGTTTTACGTTGACAACAACAGATAAACGTTCTTTCCCTGTATTGTTAACAGATACTACATTTGCGCGTTTGATGCGTAATTTGGACGAACCTTACCAGGATGCTACTGGTAATCTTTATCAGCTTTTGTCTCAAAATGGCCGTATGGCTTTTGTCTTTGGTATTTTCTATCCCCAACATGACGGGCAGTATACATTTGAAGCAAAACAGATAGATTTTCCGGAAAGAGAATTAGGTAAGTTCCGTTTTGAAGAATCCAACTGGTGGGCTAATCAGGCAAAAAGTATCTGTAACTTTTTTGTCCGTGCGCAGTTCGGTGATGGTGAAATCGATTATGAAAAATACCGTACGGCGGTAAGCCTGGGCGGCAAACGGGAAGTGAACTCTTTCCGCCAGGAAACCGATACGATTTCACGTATGATTTACGGTATGGCTTCCGCTTTTATGCTGACAGGTGAAGACATTTTCTTGGAAACAGCTGAAAAAGGTGTGGAATACCTGAAAAAACACATGCGTTTCTACGATGTAGATGAGAATGTGGTTTATTGGTATCATGGCATTGACATTGATGGGGACAAAGAAAAGAAAATCTTTACTTCTGAGTTTGGCGATGATTACGATGCCATCCCGATGTATGAGCAGATTTATGCATTGGCTGGTCCGATTCAGACTTACCGTGTGAACGGTGACCCTTCTATTTTGCGCGATGCTGAATTGACTATCGACCTTTTCGAACGTTTCTTCAAGGATAAGAAAGGAGAAGGATATTATTCGCATATAGACCCGGTATTGTTGAGTCCGGACAGTTCAAGCCTTGGCCCGAACCGGATGCGTAAGAACTGGAACTCTGTAGGTGATCATGCTCCTGCTTATTTGATTAACTTGTATCTGGCTACTGAGGAAAAGAAATACAAGGATTTCTTGGAATATACAGCCGATACTATCACTACACATTTCCCGGATTATGAGAATAGCCCGTTTGTAAATGAGCGTTTTATGGACGATTGGAGTCATGACCTGACATGGGGATGGCAACAAGACCGTGCGGTAGTGGGGCATAATCTGAAGATTGCATGGAACTTGATGCGTATCAATAGCATCTGCCCGAAGAAATCGTATGAAGAATTTGCCCAGCACATTGCAGAGGTCATGCCTCAAGTAGGTTTGGACGTACAGCGTGGCGGTTGGTATGATGTGATGGAACGCCGTTTGCATGGCAATCAAGAATATTATCGTTTCGCATGGCACGACCGTAAGGCATGGTGGCAACAGGAGCAGGCGATTTTGGCATACGAGATTCTGTATGGTATCTATGGCAAAGAGGAATATTTGAAATATGCACGTGAATCAGCTGCCTTCTATAATACTTATTTCCTTGACCATGAAGACGGAGCCGTTTATTTCAATGTATTGGCTAATGGCTTGCCTTACCTGCTGGGTACGGAACGTAAGAAGGGAAGCCACTCGATGAGTGCTTACCATTCAGTAGAATTAGCTTATCTGGCAGCTACTTATACCAATTTGCTGAATACCAAGAAACCGTTGACCTTATATTTCAAACCTATGGTAAATGGTTTCAAGGATAATGTATTGCGTGTACAACCCGATATCTTGCCTGTAGGAAGCGTGAAATTGCAGGAAGTATGGATTGACGGACGGGAATGGAAGAATTTCGATGCAGATAAGTTGACCATACAGCTGCCTGCCGTAGAATATCGTCCGAAAGTCAAAGTCGTTATTGTTCCTAAAGATTGA
- a CDS encoding ATP-binding protein, which produces MKELVFKPIAGRTEEIIDAILQTGEVASCTKELYAIHLVCEELVVNVVSYAYPEGVEGYLKIQIEKADGCITLKFIDGGVPFNPLERDMPDVSLPLEERQIGGLGIFLTVQMMDNVSYEHVGNENILTIKKKIDDEK; this is translated from the coding sequence ATGAAAGAATTGGTTTTCAAGCCTATTGCAGGCAGAACGGAAGAAATCATTGATGCCATCCTCCAGACCGGGGAGGTGGCATCATGCACCAAGGAATTGTATGCCATTCATCTGGTTTGCGAGGAACTGGTGGTCAATGTGGTAAGTTATGCTTACCCTGAAGGCGTGGAAGGTTATCTGAAGATTCAGATAGAGAAGGCCGACGGATGCATCACGCTGAAGTTTATTGATGGAGGTGTGCCGTTCAATCCGTTGGAAAGGGATATGCCGGATGTTTCTCTTCCGCTGGAAGAACGCCAGATAGGGGGACTTGGAATCTTCCTTACGGTTCAGATGATGGATAACGTGTCGTATGAACATGTAGGTAATGAAAATATATTGACTATCAAGAAAAAGATTGATGATGAAAAATAA
- a CDS encoding PP2C family protein-serine/threonine phosphatase, whose translation MAIKILSVDDEQDLEILLTQYFRRKIRKGEYEFTFAHNGLEALQLVLEKKDFDIILSDINMPEMDGLTLLTRINEMRNPALKCIMVSAYGDMDNIRSAMNNGAFDFATKPIDLDDLSRTIEKAIEQINFVRESQNEHDQLESIKNDLAVAGEIQQAILPRKFPPFPKLADVVDIYASMTPAKDVGGDFYDFFQIDEERIGFVIADVSGKGVPASLFMAVSRTLIRATGIRGVPSHECINYANKLLCNESLDSMFVTVFYGIYNIKTGEVDYTNAGHNPPYLLRKNNTVEPLPLSKNFIVGVFDDFVYTNSSLTLEPGDTLILYTDGVTEAFNENREMFSESGLEKTLKSVPGAGSEEIAEAILEDLKDFVGNEPQSDDITMLILKRLK comes from the coding sequence ATGGCAATTAAAATTTTAAGCGTAGACGATGAACAGGACTTGGAAATACTGCTGACCCAGTATTTTCGTCGGAAAATCCGCAAGGGTGAATACGAGTTCACCTTTGCGCATAATGGTTTGGAAGCCTTGCAATTGGTGTTGGAAAAGAAAGACTTTGATATTATTTTGAGTGATATCAATATGCCCGAAATGGATGGGCTTACTTTGTTGACCCGCATCAACGAGATGAGGAATCCGGCATTGAAATGCATTATGGTGTCTGCATACGGCGATATGGACAACATCCGTTCGGCGATGAACAACGGTGCATTTGATTTCGCTACTAAACCGATTGATTTGGATGATTTGTCACGCACGATAGAAAAGGCGATTGAGCAAATAAATTTTGTCAGAGAATCGCAGAATGAACATGATCAGTTGGAGTCTATTAAAAATGATTTAGCGGTGGCTGGTGAGATTCAGCAGGCTATATTGCCTCGTAAATTTCCGCCATTCCCTAAGTTGGCTGATGTTGTTGACATTTATGCCTCAATGACTCCGGCGAAAGATGTGGGTGGAGATTTCTACGACTTTTTCCAGATAGACGAAGAACGAATCGGCTTTGTAATAGCCGATGTATCGGGGAAAGGTGTCCCGGCATCCTTGTTTATGGCAGTAAGCCGGACATTGATTCGTGCTACAGGCATCAGGGGAGTCCCTTCTCATGAATGCATCAATTATGCTAATAAATTGTTGTGTAACGAAAGTCTTGACTCGATGTTTGTAACGGTCTTTTATGGTATTTACAATATCAAGACCGGCGAGGTGGACTATACGAATGCAGGGCACAATCCTCCGTATTTATTGCGTAAGAATAATACCGTAGAACCATTACCGCTTTCCAAGAATTTTATCGTAGGCGTATTTGATGATTTTGTCTATACAAATTCGAGCTTGACTTTGGAGCCGGGAGACACGTTGATTCTCTACACCGATGGTGTGACAGAAGCCTTTAATGAAAACCGGGAAATGTTTTCGGAAAGCGGATTAGAGAAAACCTTGAAGAGTGTACCGGGTGCAGGGAGCGAAGAAATAGCGGAAGCTATTTTGGAAGACTTGAAGGATTTTGTCGGGAACGAACCTCAAAGCGATGACATTACGATGTTGATATTGAAACGATTGAAATAA
- a CDS encoding tautomerase family protein translates to MPAIIIHSIEMTDEQKKIVADKFISTFSEVSGVPKDRIYLFFNGYGLNEAATGGKLFSENPPKSAKAKFNEDEWADKQK, encoded by the coding sequence ATGCCGGCAATAATAATTCATAGCATTGAGATGACCGACGAGCAAAAGAAGATTGTAGCCGATAAGTTCATCTCTACCTTTTCCGAAGTAAGCGGAGTGCCTAAAGACCGTATTTATCTTTTTTTTAACGGATACGGTTTGAACGAGGCAGCTACAGGCGGAAAATTATTTTCTGAGAATCCTCCTAAAAGCGCGAAAGCAAAGTTTAACGAGGATGAGTGGGCTGATAAACAGAAGTAA
- a CDS encoding thiamine pyrophosphate-binding protein — translation MDVNQTIVKALEDIGVSYVFGGSGQVNASMLLALRDSKKIKTVIIRNEQAASFMACGYTMFNPNNLGVCFATGGPGAFNLFSGMAVALSDSLPILAITGYTSMGQRGKGALNESTGLSRTPDSQVMFSATTKKSYVLERAEDTCDILEDAINTAFDGRPGPVHIHIPKDVTTAEVTNFRPINIRVKAVKATEEALQKAADALADAISKNKKVLAMIGYGCVRSEASGELLQLIERYQIPFVQTMDAKGLLPENHPLCLGMYGTSGDKAANTYFQEAEVVLAMGNSFAQNATFSFQPDLYANKQLIHVNIDPAEINKVYKADVAVVSDIKLALQELLPLLEKRNLPSLQIGTLPNRHYYEEPVHTDAQRIFPGDIVRVLSQNLPDNAIVMGDAGSHMLWLSCYLQLNKNQRYQNPGSFGPMASHTNGCLGVKCANPDKVVIAGVGDGCYQMAGFELMTAVQYNIPVIWIIFNNSEFNIIKKFLLNMYNDEAYMQFENPDFVKYAEACGAKGYRVEKLEEFLPALQDAIALNKPCIIDVLVDSEVYPPFSLGRV, via the coding sequence ATGGATGTAAACCAAACCATCGTAAAAGCACTGGAAGATATCGGCGTGAGCTATGTATTTGGAGGGAGCGGACAGGTAAACGCCTCTATGTTGTTGGCTCTGCGCGATTCGAAAAAAATAAAGACCGTTATTATCCGCAATGAGCAGGCGGCGTCGTTCATGGCATGTGGCTACACTATGTTTAACCCGAATAATTTGGGTGTGTGCTTTGCGACGGGAGGTCCGGGTGCGTTTAATTTGTTCTCAGGCATGGCGGTAGCATTATCCGATTCGTTGCCCATATTGGCTATAACAGGATATACTTCAATGGGACAACGGGGAAAAGGTGCGTTGAACGAATCTACAGGATTGAGCCGTACGCCTGATTCGCAGGTGATGTTTTCGGCTACGACTAAAAAATCGTATGTATTGGAGCGGGCAGAAGATACGTGTGATATCTTGGAAGACGCTATAAATACAGCATTCGACGGGCGTCCGGGACCGGTGCATATCCATATACCGAAAGATGTGACTACGGCAGAAGTAACCAATTTCCGTCCGATTAACATCCGTGTAAAAGCGGTTAAGGCAACGGAAGAAGCTCTGCAAAAAGCGGCGGATGCATTGGCTGATGCAATCAGTAAGAATAAGAAAGTGCTGGCGATGATTGGTTATGGTTGCGTGCGTAGTGAGGCATCCGGCGAATTGCTCCAATTAATAGAAAGGTATCAAATACCGTTTGTCCAGACAATGGATGCCAAAGGATTATTGCCGGAGAATCATCCTTTGTGTTTAGGCATGTATGGAACATCGGGTGACAAGGCTGCTAATACGTATTTTCAGGAGGCGGAAGTCGTGCTCGCGATGGGAAATTCGTTCGCTCAAAATGCTACATTCTCATTCCAACCGGATTTATATGCGAATAAACAGTTGATTCATGTGAATATTGATCCGGCTGAAATCAATAAAGTGTATAAAGCTGATGTAGCGGTGGTAAGCGATATCAAATTGGCACTTCAGGAGTTATTGCCTTTGTTGGAGAAACGTAATTTGCCCTCCTTGCAAATCGGTACATTGCCCAACAGACATTATTATGAGGAACCGGTGCATACGGATGCCCAACGGATTTTTCCGGGAGATATCGTCCGTGTCTTGTCTCAGAATCTGCCAGACAATGCCATTGTAATGGGTGATGCCGGTTCGCACATGTTGTGGTTGAGCTGTTATTTGCAGTTGAATAAGAATCAGCGCTATCAGAATCCGGGAAGTTTCGGACCGATGGCAAGCCATACGAACGGCTGCTTGGGAGTGAAATGCGCTAATCCGGATAAAGTGGTGATTGCAGGCGTGGGTGATGGATGCTATCAGATGGCAGGATTCGAATTGATGACAGCAGTGCAATATAACATTCCTGTTATTTGGATTATATTCAATAACAGTGAATTTAATATCATCAAGAAGTTCTTGCTGAATATGTATAATGACGAGGCATATATGCAGTTTGAGAATCCGGATTTTGTGAAGTATGCCGAAGCATGTGGAGCGAAAGGATATAGGGTAGAAAAATTGGAAGAATTCTTGCCGGCGTTGCAGGATGCCATCGCGTTGAACAAGCCTTGCATTATTGATGTGTTGGTAGATAGTGAAGTGTATCCGCCTTTCAGTTTGGGGAGGGTATAA
- a CDS encoding STAS domain-containing protein codes for MDNQFVINQEGNTLTIVLGDQLTTGNAPALMEELNGYKGKGIEKVVFDATKLAYIASSGIRTIIFAKQKLGGNPVIEFVNCAADIRSVFEMTGLQNYISFVSK; via the coding sequence ATGGATAATCAATTTGTAATCAATCAGGAAGGTAATACCTTGACTATCGTTTTAGGTGACCAGCTTACTACAGGCAATGCTCCTGCCCTTATGGAAGAATTGAACGGATACAAAGGCAAGGGCATAGAAAAAGTTGTCTTTGATGCCACCAAGCTGGCTTATATTGCCAGTAGCGGTATACGTACCATTATTTTTGCCAAGCAGAAATTGGGCGGAAACCCTGTAATTGAGTTTGTGAATTGCGCTGCTGATATCCGTAGCGTGTTTGAAATGACAGGTCTGCAGAACTACATTTCTTTCGTAAGCAAGTAA
- a CDS encoding MFS transporter, which translates to MEETKKYSKMLIPSILSVSVLTIMAPTAVSPALAAIRDAFPHISETQAKLVLTLPTLIMMPIGLFSARLTAKIDKKKLLLTGMILFLVFGVAGGFVNDFRLLLLMRLFFGIGLGIMTPLSTSLIFDFAPDTNKRSKLLGLQGSFNQLGGLLFMSLSGVLASISWRYSFLCYAFVVISIVLTALFMPSIPPLASPKNAAGGVGKKTGMNKKIFVLAFFAMMIFACYFVINTDLALFMDVEGIGNAKECGYALSLMRIPAIIAGVLLAWIMRNLKDWTMPFATVIMAAGYVIIACSHSYSVLMAGCLVVGLGGGFALPPISLFLPRIVTPRQRTLGVAIIMSVAQVGQFVSPLYTDLFVDNSMDGSGRMRFIVCAVTSVIIGFLVVAFAHTLPKKPLENCISTK; encoded by the coding sequence ATGGAAGAGACAAAGAAATATTCGAAAATGTTGATACCGTCTATTTTATCGGTATCTGTGCTTACTATTATGGCACCTACGGCAGTATCTCCTGCCTTGGCTGCTATACGGGATGCATTCCCGCATATTTCGGAAACACAAGCCAAGTTGGTTTTAACCTTGCCTACGTTGATAATGATGCCGATAGGATTGTTTTCCGCGCGTCTTACTGCTAAGATAGACAAGAAAAAGCTTTTGCTTACCGGGATGATACTTTTTCTTGTATTTGGTGTGGCTGGAGGTTTTGTGAACGATTTCCGGCTTTTGTTGTTAATGCGTTTGTTTTTCGGAATAGGTTTAGGCATTATGACTCCTTTATCCACTTCACTGATATTTGATTTTGCTCCGGATACCAATAAACGTAGCAAGCTTTTGGGCTTACAAGGCTCTTTTAACCAGTTGGGCGGTTTGCTTTTTATGAGTTTGTCGGGTGTGTTGGCAAGTATTTCGTGGCGTTATTCGTTCTTGTGTTACGCCTTTGTGGTTATATCAATCGTATTGACCGCTTTGTTTATGCCTTCTATTCCACCGTTGGCTTCCCCCAAAAATGCTGCAGGTGGTGTAGGCAAGAAAACGGGAATGAATAAGAAGATATTTGTTTTAGCGTTTTTTGCCATGATGATATTTGCTTGTTACTTTGTGATAAATACCGACTTGGCGTTGTTTATGGACGTGGAGGGTATCGGCAATGCGAAAGAGTGTGGCTATGCGCTTTCTCTGATGCGTATCCCGGCGATTATTGCCGGTGTGTTGTTGGCTTGGATTATGCGGAATCTGAAAGACTGGACCATGCCTTTTGCCACGGTGATAATGGCGGCAGGATATGTCATTATCGCTTGCTCTCATTCGTATAGCGTCTTGATGGCAGGATGTTTGGTCGTGGGGCTTGGCGGCGGCTTCGCTTTGCCTCCCATTTCTCTTTTCTTGCCGCGCATTGTCACTCCGCGCCAGCGGACTTTAGGAGTAGCTATTATCATGTCGGTGGCTCAAGTGGGACAATTTGTGTCTCCGCTTTATACGGACTTGTTTGTAGATAATTCGATGGATGGTTCTGGTAGAATGCGTTTTATTGTGTGTGCCGTTACTTCTGTGATAATCGGTTTTTTGGTGGTGGCATTTGCTCATACTTTGCCGAAAAAACCGTTAGAAAATTGCATATCTACGAAGTGA
- a CDS encoding type 1 glutamine amidotransferase domain-containing protein encodes MAKKVLIIATNYGSWGEELQAPWDACKKAGFEVTLATPQGKKPLPFQISVDPDFVDGVQNIKTNPKEVCDRCKELVDGEEWAHPLKFSEVNMADYDAIALTGGPGAMLDMCNCWELHKLIMDAYKSGKIVAALCYAVSTLVFLRDPENDYKSIVYGKKICAHPRAWDFYGPGMAMSYELYGATPDNCGTNVITPGFLWPIEDLVRDAVGPNGACIARINASREDPQVYYDHPFITGTSVESSIAYGDMIVKVLNSLK; translated from the coding sequence ATGGCAAAGAAAGTTTTAATTATTGCAACGAATTATGGTTCATGGGGTGAGGAATTGCAGGCTCCGTGGGATGCATGTAAGAAAGCTGGTTTTGAAGTGACTTTGGCTACTCCGCAAGGAAAGAAACCGCTTCCTTTCCAAATCAGTGTAGACCCTGATTTTGTAGACGGTGTACAGAATATCAAGACTAATCCGAAAGAAGTTTGCGACCGCTGCAAGGAATTGGTAGATGGCGAAGAATGGGCACATCCGTTGAAATTCTCAGAAGTAAACATGGCTGATTATGATGCGATTGCTTTGACTGGCGGTCCGGGTGCTATGTTGGATATGTGTAATTGCTGGGAATTGCATAAGCTGATTATGGATGCTTATAAGAGCGGTAAGATTGTGGCTGCATTGTGCTATGCCGTTTCTACATTGGTATTCCTCCGCGACCCGGAAAATGATTATAAGTCGATTGTGTATGGCAAGAAGATTTGTGCTCATCCACGTGCATGGGATTTCTATGGTCCGGGTATGGCTATGTCATACGAATTGTATGGTGCAACTCCTGACAATTGCGGTACGAATGTGATTACTCCGGGATTCTTGTGGCCTATCGAAGACTTGGTTCGTGACGCTGTAGGTCCTAACGGCGCTTGTATAGCACGTATCAATGCAAGTCGTGAAGACCCGCAAGTTTATTACGATCATCCGTTTATTACCGGTACTTCGGTAGAATCATCTATCGCATACGGTGATATGATTGTGAAAGTGTTGAATTCTCTTAAATAA
- a CDS encoding STAS domain-containing protein: MSAEVHKVGSVLDASSSKEEQQVILSILDENKSVILDLSECKYVSSAGLRVMLYAYKVAASNGLNVYLVGVSKEVREVMAITGFEHFFKYFDTVEECQSQIG, translated from the coding sequence ATGAGTGCGGAAGTTCATAAAGTAGGTTCTGTGTTGGACGCTTCATCCAGCAAAGAAGAACAGCAAGTCATATTGTCTATTTTGGATGAAAACAAAAGTGTGATTTTGGACTTGTCTGAATGTAAGTATGTATCGAGTGCCGGATTGCGTGTCATGCTTTATGCTTATAAAGTAGCTGCATCCAATGGCTTGAATGTGTACTTGGTAGGTGTATCTAAAGAGGTGAGGGAAGTAATGGCTATTACAGGCTTCGAACATTTCTTTAAATACTTCGATACGGTAGAAGAATGTCAAAGTCAAATAGGGTAA
- the glgX gene encoding glycogen debranching protein GlgX, with protein MQRVDLFPTHEYKGLKLRTGRPYPFGATVMGNAVNFSVYSRYATDCTLVLFHNHEPEPFVEIPFQKEFKMGNVFSMMVFDLDFENIEYGYRMDGPWNPKEGHRFDKTKILMDPYAKLIAGRDVWGAQPDWDNVYQYRARVVCDDFDWEDDLPLETPVNELVIYEMHVRNFTCGADANVKHPGTFAGIAEKIPYLKELGVNCVELMPIHEFDEFENSKPSPVDGHMLYNVWGYSNVGFFAPKAAYASTGRFGMQVDELKNLIKQLHANGIEVILDVVFNHTAEGNENGPYISYRGIDNKTYYMLTPEGYYFNFSGCGNTLNCNNPNVRDMIVESLRYWVTDYHVDGFRFDLAAILGRDQNGCPMPNPPLLESLAHDPILGKTKLIAEAWDAGGLYQVGAFPSWGRWAEWNGKYRDSIRRFLKGDEHVLGDVKERIAGSADLYASQNRGIKASVNFITAHDGFTLMDLVSYNGKHNEANGEDNRDGEDNNNSWNCGWEGECEDAGINYLRHKQIKNAISLLMVSQGIPMILSGDEMGNTQYGNNNAYCQDNEIGWLDWTNLQKNEDIYNYFRKIIRFRQAHKALRFEYHFGHCDYRNLGYPDFSWHGVKAWRPDTGYNNLTAAFMLNGRYAETDGVPDDFIYVAMNMHWDMHGFELPQLPEGMAWHVFANTEMAAPDDICEPGEECMIENQQEILVGPRSIMILVGK; from the coding sequence ATGCAGCGAGTAGATTTATTCCCGACACATGAGTATAAAGGATTGAAATTGCGTACAGGGCGTCCTTATCCTTTCGGGGCTACCGTAATGGGAAATGCTGTAAACTTTTCGGTCTATTCCCGTTACGCTACGGATTGTACGTTGGTTCTTTTCCATAATCATGAACCGGAACCGTTTGTCGAAATACCTTTCCAGAAGGAATTTAAGATGGGAAATGTATTCTCGATGATGGTCTTCGATTTGGATTTCGAGAATATCGAATATGGTTATCGGATGGACGGGCCGTGGAATCCGAAGGAAGGTCATCGTTTTGATAAGACGAAAATCTTGATGGACCCGTATGCCAAGTTGATTGCAGGACGTGACGTATGGGGTGCCCAGCCCGATTGGGACAATGTATATCAATACCGTGCCCGTGTGGTTTGTGATGACTTTGATTGGGAAGACGACCTTCCGTTGGAAACTCCGGTAAATGAACTGGTCATCTATGAAATGCACGTCCGTAATTTTACATGCGGTGCGGATGCGAATGTAAAGCATCCCGGAACCTTTGCCGGCATAGCCGAAAAGATTCCTTATTTGAAGGAGTTAGGCGTGAATTGCGTGGAATTGATGCCGATTCATGAGTTTGACGAATTTGAGAACAGCAAGCCTTCTCCGGTTGATGGGCATATGCTTTACAACGTATGGGGATATAGCAATGTAGGCTTCTTTGCCCCTAAAGCCGCATACGCATCTACCGGGCGTTTCGGTATGCAGGTGGATGAATTGAAAAATCTTATCAAGCAACTTCATGCGAATGGTATTGAAGTTATCCTGGATGTGGTTTTCAACCATACGGCAGAAGGGAATGAGAATGGGCCTTATATCTCGTATCGGGGTATTGACAATAAGACTTATTACATGTTGACTCCGGAAGGTTATTATTTTAACTTCAGCGGGTGCGGCAATACGTTGAATTGCAATAACCCCAATGTGCGGGATATGATTGTAGAAAGCTTGCGTTATTGGGTAACCGATTATCACGTGGATGGATTCCGTTTCGATTTGGCGGCTATCTTGGGACGTGACCAGAATGGATGTCCGATGCCTAATCCGCCTTTGCTGGAGTCATTGGCTCATGACCCTATTTTGGGTAAAACCAAATTGATAGCTGAGGCATGGGATGCCGGAGGCTTGTATCAGGTAGGTGCATTTCCTTCATGGGGGCGCTGGGCGGAATGGAACGGGAAATACCGGGATAGCATCCGCAGGTTCCTGAAAGGTGACGAACATGTATTGGGCGATGTGAAAGAACGTATCGCAGGTTCAGCCGACTTGTATGCCTCTCAAAACCGAGGCATTAAGGCAAGTGTGAACTTTATTACAGCACATGATGGATTTACATTGATGGATCTTGTATCGTATAATGGCAAGCACAATGAAGCGAATGGCGAGGACAACCGGGATGGAGAAGACAATAACAATAGCTGGAATTGCGGCTGGGAAGGCGAATGTGAAGATGCGGGAATCAACTACCTGCGTCATAAACAGATAAAGAATGCAATATCCTTGTTGATGGTAAGCCAGGGTATTCCGATGATATTATCGGGTGACGAAATGGGGAATACCCAATATGGAAATAACAATGCTTATTGTCAGGATAATGAAATCGGATGGCTCGATTGGACGAATCTGCAGAAGAATGAGGACATTTATAATTACTTCCGTAAGATTATCCGCTTCCGTCAGGCTCATAAAGCATTGCGTTTCGAATATCATTTCGGGCATTGTGATTACCGTAATCTGGGATATCCCGATTTCTCATGGCACGGTGTAAAAGCATGGCGTCCTGATACCGGATATAACAATCTGACCGCAGCCTTTATGCTGAACGGACGGTATGCGGAGACAGACGGGGTGCCTGATGATTTTATTTATGTAGCCATGAATATGCATTGGGACATGCATGGGTTCGAACTCCCGCAATTGCCCGAAGGCATGGCATGGCATGTATTTGCCAATACGGAAATGGCTGCTCCGGACGATATTTGCGAACCGGGAGAAGAGTGTATGATTGAAAACCAGCAGGAAATCCTGGTAGGGCCGCGTTCTATCATGATTTTGGTTGGGAAATAG